From a region of the Candidatus Bathyarchaeota archaeon genome:
- a CDS encoding radical SAM protein, which translates to MTSPFKKRDKWHMLKLGAEFDHTSIPIYEAAARGKCTPLLKTLYTSSCQNNCKYCIFRAQRNCTRMTWQPQKLAKVTMHLWKERKICGLFLTSSITKDPDYITEKQLETLQILRNNGYTGYIHLRIMPGTSKHLIKQAAELSDRIGINLEAPNKEVFSELCSDKGGFKEAILKRMEWIVTEAKNARSKTYKPTCGYVKSGVDTQMIVNAIDDNDWQYIQATEWLYERMELKRVYYSGFEPVPQTPLEKQNACPPSREYRLYQVSFLLRDYEFTADDFASVVSDEGFLPNMDPKLAFVKANLDLFPIDLNTASHSEMMRIPRVGPKTAKKIIQTRRVTKIRFSSDLERIIGVNFTRHISHYVDLKDRRLTDFLKTK; encoded by the coding sequence GTGACAAGCCCCTTTAAGAAACGAGACAAATGGCACATGCTTAAACTGGGCGCAGAATTCGACCACACATCCATCCCCATATACGAAGCGGCTGCCCGGGGAAAATGTACACCATTGCTCAAGACGTTGTATACAAGTAGTTGTCAAAACAACTGCAAATACTGCATCTTTCGTGCACAAAGAAACTGCACAAGAATGACGTGGCAACCACAAAAACTCGCTAAAGTCACCATGCATTTGTGGAAAGAAAGAAAAATCTGCGGTCTCTTTCTTACAAGCTCTATAACCAAAGACCCTGACTACATAACCGAAAAACAACTAGAGACTCTCCAAATCCTCAGAAACAACGGATATACTGGTTACATCCATCTAAGAATCATGCCTGGTACAAGCAAGCATCTGATAAAGCAAGCTGCAGAACTTTCAGATCGAATTGGCATAAACCTTGAAGCTCCAAACAAAGAAGTCTTCAGCGAACTATGCTCGGATAAAGGCGGCTTCAAAGAAGCAATCTTGAAACGTATGGAATGGATAGTTACAGAAGCAAAAAACGCAAGGTCAAAAACCTACAAGCCAACCTGCGGCTATGTAAAGTCTGGTGTCGATACACAAATGATTGTTAACGCAATAGATGACAATGATTGGCAGTACATCCAAGCTACAGAATGGCTATACGAAAGAATGGAGCTAAAAAGAGTGTACTACAGTGGCTTTGAACCAGTTCCTCAAACACCCTTAGAAAAACAGAATGCCTGCCCGCCTTCAAGAGAATACCGTCTATACCAAGTATCCTTTCTGTTAAGGGATTACGAATTTACAGCTGACGATTTTGCTTCAGTAGTAAGCGACGAAGGCTTCTTGCCAAACATGGACCCAAAACTAGCATTTGTGAAAGCAAATCTAGACCTTTTCCCTATAGACCTGAATACCGCAAGCCATAGTGAAATGATGCGAATACCTCGTGTCGGTCCTAAAACTGCTAAGAAAATAATTCAAACCAGAAGAGTCACTAAGATCCGTTTTTCATCAGACCTCGAACGAATTATTGGCGTAAATTTTACCCGGCATATAAGCCATTATGTAGACTTGAAGGACAGAAGATTAACAGATTTTCTGAAAACTAAATAA
- a CDS encoding 4Fe-4S binding protein, giving the protein MVEVQVDSEKCDGCGTCVDVCPVEVFEIKDEKSVPVKQEECLVCRACEVQCPNGAIEIVE; this is encoded by the coding sequence ATGGTTGAGGTACAAGTAGATTCGGAGAAATGTGATGGATGCGGCACATGCGTTGACGTCTGTCCCGTGGAAGTGTTTGAAATAAAAGACGAAAAATCTGTACCTGTCAAGCAAGAGGAATGCTTGGTCTGCAGAGCCTGCGAAGTTCAGTGTCCAAATGGCGCAATCGAAATCGTAGAATAG
- a CDS encoding site-specific integrase, with the protein MKRNIVKKRLEWAYSFETSKKWLTAIQVDKTGSKHTQIMYSKGLYQYCEWLDKTPDQLIEERKEQIKSEDKRTQHKAEEELREFCAWLEKEKGIKKSTIANRYHSVIKSFYAYNYYPLRLKIPKYVSREIQPHTAETIKKMLGMIDVRERAIILALKDSGMSREDFVTLKYGDIKEELENGKEFIHLRVIRQKEALEYDTFLGKNAVEQLKAYLELRKQRGEELTKDSPLFTTERAYGKPITPENLSTIFDRISKQTGTTTSPHRLRKFFETHMGLTAPSMLVKYWMGHSLGVEKSYFIPPVEKQREKYVEAYKEIDIFKTEISEIERRKQNIVDNLKLLPNITPEKLEWIINQLGYATTHEEIDNVIDQVQKRENLDRFTVEKRSVTEEEDCQKIVSEKELETWLAKGWHVEAVLPSGKIVISNE; encoded by the coding sequence ATGAAAAGAAACATCGTTAAGAAAAGGCTTGAATGGGCATACAGTTTTGAAACAAGCAAGAAATGGCTTACAGCTATCCAAGTTGACAAAACTGGAAGCAAGCACACTCAGATAATGTATTCAAAAGGCTTATACCAATACTGTGAGTGGTTAGACAAGACTCCAGATCAGCTAATCGAAGAAAGAAAGGAACAGATAAAAAGCGAAGACAAACGCACACAGCATAAAGCAGAGGAAGAGTTAAGGGAATTTTGCGCATGGCTTGAAAAAGAGAAAGGAATTAAAAAATCCACTATTGCAAACCGTTACCACTCAGTTATCAAAAGCTTCTATGCTTACAACTATTATCCGTTAAGGCTTAAAATCCCAAAGTATGTCAGTAGAGAGATTCAACCGCACACAGCAGAAACCATAAAGAAAATGCTTGGCATGATCGACGTAAGAGAAAGAGCGATAATTTTAGCCTTAAAAGATAGTGGCATGAGCAGAGAAGACTTCGTAACTTTGAAGTATGGAGACATTAAAGAAGAATTAGAAAACGGAAAAGAGTTCATACATCTAAGAGTGATACGACAGAAAGAGGCTCTTGAATACGACACTTTCTTAGGCAAAAATGCGGTTGAACAACTTAAGGCTTACTTGGAATTGAGAAAGCAGAGAGGCGAAGAATTAACCAAAGACTCTCCATTATTCACAACTGAAAGAGCCTATGGAAAACCTATAACTCCTGAAAACCTATCTACAATCTTCGACAGAATCAGTAAACAAACTGGAACAACAACAAGCCCTCATAGACTAAGAAAATTCTTTGAAACACACATGGGTTTAACCGCACCAAGCATGTTAGTCAAATACTGGATGGGACATTCGCTTGGTGTTGAAAAAAGCTACTTCATCCCTCCAGTTGAAAAACAGAGAGAGAAGTATGTTGAAGCTTACAAAGAGATCGATATATTCAAAACTGAAATCAGCGAAATTGAAAGAAGAAAACAGAACATCGTAGATAACCTCAAACTATTACCAAACATAACACCAGAAAAACTTGAATGGATAATAAATCAGCTAGGATACGCAACTACACACGAAGAAATAGATAATGTTATAGATCAAGTCCAGAAACGAGAAAATCTTGACCGTTTTACAGTTGAAAAACGTTCCGTAACCGAGGAAGAGGATTGTCAGAAAATCGTAAGCGAAAAAGAGCTTGAAACGTGGCTTGCGAAAGGTTGGCATGTTGAAGCTGTGCTGCCTAGTGGCAAGATTGTGATAAGCAATGAGTAG
- a CDS encoding nucleotide-binding protein, whose amino-acid sequence MSYYHIRLFYYASKEPREIKHIDQLNLHKAYVVKGITEPYLSGESFKLQNKIFRPSDVSYFLIKRTPFKISSSADTCLVDFVDGIDVTEILLKRPKKEREKFSTITSKKSVFIVHGRDHKPMKELKAMLSEFGLNPIVLHEQPSASRTVVEKLEKYSDVGYAFVILTSDDIGALAEDVLGTSMNKVTESTRPLTQVIEELFMTARNKQMRFKLLELFSKFFTNRARQNVVLEFGYFIGLLGRDRVCCLYKGDIELPSDMHGIVYVPFKESVNEVKDKIIKELREAGYDIKETSEETKKWSIEWKDA is encoded by the coding sequence ATGTCTTACTATCATATACGATTATTCTACTATGCTTCAAAGGAACCACGAGAAATCAAACATATAGACCAATTGAATCTTCACAAAGCTTACGTAGTCAAAGGGATAACAGAGCCATATTTATCAGGAGAATCTTTTAAACTCCAAAATAAGATATTTAGACCTTCGGATGTATCTTATTTTCTGATTAAAAGAACTCCCTTCAAAATCTCATCTTCAGCGGATACTTGTTTGGTCGATTTTGTAGACGGAATTGATGTTACAGAAATCTTGTTGAAAAGACCAAAGAAAGAAAGAGAGAAATTTTCAACAATTACTTCTAAAAAAAGTGTTTTTATTGTTCATGGTAGAGATCACAAACCAATGAAAGAACTTAAGGCAATGCTTTCTGAATTTGGACTTAATCCCATTGTTCTTCATGAACAACCAAGTGCAAGCAGAACAGTTGTTGAGAAGCTTGAGAAATACTCTGATGTTGGCTACGCCTTTGTTATTTTAACTTCTGACGATATAGGGGCTTTAGCAGAGGACGTTTTAGGAACATCTATGAATAAGGTGACTGAATCAACGAGACCATTGACACAAGTGATAGAAGAACTTTTCATGACTGCCCGTAATAAGCAGATGAGGTTCAAACTATTAGAATTGTTTTCGAAGTTTTTCACGAATAGAGCACGTCAGAATGTCGTTCTGGAGTTTGGGTATTTTATAGGATTATTAGGTCGTGATCGAGTTTGTTGTTTGTACAAAGGCGATATTGAACTACCTTCAGACATGCATGGAATAGTCTATGTACCTTTCAAAGAATCGGTAAACGAAGTAAAGGACAAGATAATCAAGGAACTTAGAGAAGCTGGCTACGACATCAAAGAGACCAGTGAAGAGACAAAGAAGTGGTCAATCGAATGGAAAGACGCTTAA
- a CDS encoding histone deacetylase — MAKTAIIFTPKYYEHNTGSDHPETSKRLKVIMKELEKLNLFSTVSKCKLVKPDIASMEDLKLVHTPEHIQLAKRICEHGGGLLDLGDTVVSSESFEVARYAVGGAIKAVDLVLSKKFRNAFVLVRPPGHHAGPYYAAGFCVFNNIAVAATHLVGRFNFERVLILDIDAHHGNGTQEIFYDTDKVLYISLHEDPREFPGTGFVDEIGEGEGLGYNVNIPFPFRVSDKAYQKAVDEIVVPLVRQYAPQFILASVGYDGYYGDPVAKLSLSATSYASTFEKIIDLASTLCEDRFVAMLEGGYNLRQLGKLVALTISKMASFPYSMRDESPPVSSRAEKHAEKVLEEVKKVQSAFWSLEP, encoded by the coding sequence ATGGCGAAAACAGCCATAATCTTTACGCCTAAATATTATGAACACAACACTGGGTCCGATCATCCAGAAACTTCAAAACGGCTCAAAGTGATAATGAAAGAACTGGAAAAACTGAACCTATTTTCTACTGTGAGCAAATGTAAACTAGTTAAACCTGACATAGCCAGCATGGAAGATTTAAAACTCGTTCACACTCCAGAACACATCCAACTAGCAAAACGTATCTGTGAACACGGTGGAGGCTTGCTTGACCTTGGCGACACCGTAGTTTCTTCAGAAAGCTTTGAAGTGGCACGCTACGCTGTTGGAGGAGCAATAAAAGCTGTAGACCTAGTTTTGAGCAAAAAGTTTAGGAACGCCTTTGTCTTGGTTCGTCCGCCTGGGCATCATGCAGGACCATATTATGCTGCGGGTTTCTGTGTGTTCAACAACATAGCTGTTGCAGCAACACACTTGGTTGGAAGGTTTAATTTTGAAAGGGTTCTAATTCTAGATATAGATGCTCACCACGGGAATGGAACACAAGAAATCTTTTACGATACAGATAAAGTTCTTTACATAAGCTTACATGAAGACCCTCGAGAATTTCCTGGAACTGGCTTTGTAGATGAAATTGGGGAAGGTGAAGGACTAGGATATAATGTTAACATTCCCTTTCCCTTCAGAGTCAGCGACAAAGCATATCAGAAGGCAGTTGACGAGATTGTAGTCCCCCTTGTACGGCAGTATGCGCCTCAGTTTATTTTGGCATCTGTTGGTTATGACGGCTACTACGGCGACCCTGTGGCGAAGCTAAGCCTTTCTGCAACCAGTTACGCCTCAACCTTTGAGAAAATCATTGATTTAGCGTCAACTCTTTGTGAAGACAGATTTGTGGCCATGTTAGAAGGTGGCTACAACCTTAGACAACTGGGAAAACTTGTAGCGTTAACAATTTCAAAGATGGCGAGTTTCCCATACTCAATGAGGGATGAGAGTCCACCTGTAAGTTCAAGAGCCGAGAAACATGCAGAAAAGGTTTTAGAAGAAGTAAAGAAAGTACAGTCAGCTTTTTGGAGTTTAGAGCCGTAA